In one Populus nigra chromosome 12, ddPopNigr1.1, whole genome shotgun sequence genomic region, the following are encoded:
- the LOC133669401 gene encoding uncharacterized protein LOC133669401 — protein MESSNLTSLPEDDEQQQHQQNPKPPSFSAFASLPTRPATQSCLQKYAPLEWTGLFDKEEDVCIPDSNDVFHVYMAGTEGPVVFCLHGGGYSGLSFALSASKIKEKARVVAMDLRGHGKTSTENELDLSVEAMCNDFFAVVKAMYGDSPPAIVLVGHSMGGSVAVHVAAKRALPSLAGLVVVDVVEGTAMASLIHMQKLLSSRMQHFSSLEKAIEWSVKGGSLRNIDSARVSVPTTLKYNDAKNCYVYRTCLEETEQYWRGWYEGLSDKFLSCPVPKLLLLAGTDRLDRSLTIGQMQGKFQMVVVRHTGHAIQEDTPDEFATLVVNFISRNRIGPHGIEIPGLHRPSRPQQ, from the exons aTGGAATCGTCAAATCTCACTTCACTACCTGAAGATgatgaacaacaacaacatcaacaaaatccaaagccaCCATCATTCTCTGCTTTTGCTTCCCTTCCAACTCGCCCTGCTACTCA GAGTTGTTTACAAAAGTACGCTCCATTGGAGTGGACAGGATTGTTTGACAAGGAGGAAGATGTCTGCATTCCTGACTCCAATGAT GTATTTCATGTATACATGGCAGGGACAGAGGGAcctgttgttttttgtttacaCGGAGGTGGTTATTCTGG GCTTTCATTTGCGCTCTCAGCGAGTAAAATTAAGGAGAAAGCTCGGGTAGTTGCTATGGACTTGAGAGGACATGGAAAGACTTCGACAGAAAATGAGCTCGACCTTTCTGTTGAG GCTATGTGCAATGATTTTTTCGCTGTAGTGAAGGCAATGTATGGAGATTCTCCTCCAGCAATTGTGCTTGTTGGCCACAG CATGGGGGGATCAGTTGCTGTGCATGTTGCTGCAAAAAGAGCATTACCAAGCTTGGCTGGGCTGGTTGTTGTGGATGTCGTGGAG GGAACAGCTATGGCTTCATTGATTCACATGCAGAAACTCTTATCAAGTAGGATGCAGCATTTTTCTAGTTTGGAAAAAGCG ATAGAATGGAGTGTCAAGGGAGGTTCATTAAGAAACATCGATTCTGCTCGGGTATCTGTGCCTACCACATTAAAATACAATGATGCAAAGAACTG TTATGTTTATAGAACCTGCTTGGAGGAAACAGAACAATATTGGAGAGGCTG GTATGAAGGCCTTTCAGATAAATTTCTATCATGTCCCGTTCCCAAGCTCTTGCTTTTAGCAGGAACAGACAGACTGGACAG ATCTCTTACAATTGGGCAAATGCAAGGCAAGTTCCAAATGGTAGTTGTCAGACACACTGGACATGCTATACAG GAAGACACACCCGATGAATTTGCGACACTGGTAGTTAATTTTATATCCCGTAACCGGATAGGTCCTCATGGGATCGAG ATACCTGGTCTCCACCGACCATCACGACCACAACAATGA